The following proteins are co-located in the Mus caroli chromosome 7, CAROLI_EIJ_v1.1, whole genome shotgun sequence genome:
- the Ceacam16 gene encoding carcinoembryonic antigen-related cell adhesion molecule 16, producing the protein MKMPLTWYSWFLLSAWILNTGAEISITPEPAQPAEGDNVTLVVHGLSGELLAYNWYAGPTLSLTFLVASYIVSTGDETPGPAHTGREAVRPDGSLDIHGALPGHTGTYILQTLNRQFQTEVGYGHMQVYEILAPPTVMANDTALVERRDTLRLICSSPSPAEVRWFFNGDALPVAVRLGMSPDGRMLTRHGVRREEAGAYQCEVWNPVSVSRSEPLNLTVYFGPERVAILQDSTTRTGCTIKVDFNTSLTLWCVARSCPEPEYVWAFNGKALKNGQDHLNISSMTAAHEGTYTCIAKNSKTLLSGSASVVVKLSAAAVAMMIVPVPTKPTEGQDVTLTVQGYPKDLLVYAWYRGPASEPNRLLSQLPSGNWIAGPAHTGREVGFANCSLLVQKLNLTDAGRYTLKTVTLQGKTDTLEVELQVAPLE; encoded by the exons ATGAAAATGCCATTGACCTGGTACAGCTGGTTCCTCCTCAGTG cCTGGATCCTGAACACTGGGGCCGAGATCTCCATCACCCCCGAGCCTGCACAACCTGCAGAGGGGGACAATGTCACGCTGGTAGTCCATGGGCTTTCAGGGGAACTGCTTGCCTACAATTGGTATGCAGGGCCTACGCTCAGCCTGACCTTCCTGGTGGCCAGTTACATTGTCAGCACTGGTGATGAGACCCCCGGACCAGCCCACACAGGGCGGGAAGCTGTCCGTCCTGATGGCAGCCTTGATATCCATGGTGCCTTACCTGGGCACACAGGCACCTACATCCTGCAGACTCTTAACAGGCAGTTTCAGACGGAGGTGGGCTACGGACACATGCAGGTCTATG AGATCCTGGCCCCTCCCACGGTCATGGCCAACGACACTGCGCTGGTGGAGCGTAGGGATACCCTTCGACTCATCTGTAGCAGCCCCAGCCCCGCTGAGGTCCGTTGGTTCTTCAATGGTGACGCTCTGCCAGTTGCCGTCCGCTTGGGCATGTCCCCCGATGGCAGGATGCTGACCCGGCATGGCGTCCGCAGGGAGGAGGCAGGCGCCTACCAGTGCGAGGTGTGGAACCCCGTCAGCGTCAGCCGCAGCGAGCCTCTGAACTTGACGGTCTACT TCGGCCCTGAACGAGTGGCTATCCTCCAAGACTCTACCACCCGCACGGGCTGCACTATTAAAGTGGACTTCAACACGTCCCTCACCCTGTGGTGTGTGGCACGGTCCTGCCCTGAGCCAGAGTACGTGTGGGCCTTCAATGGGAAGGCCTTGAAGAATGGCCAGGATCACCTGAACATCAGCAGTATGACTGCAGCCCATGAGGGCACGTACACGTGCATTGCTAAGAACTCCAAGACGCTGCTGTCTGGCTCTGCCTCAGTGGTAGTCAAGCTGTCCG CGGCAGCTGTAGCCATGATGATCGTTCCTGTACCGACTAAGCCAACGGAGGGCCAGGACGTGACCCTGACTGTCCAGGGCTACCCCAAGGACCTGCTAGTTTATGCCTGGTATCGTGGACCTGCCTCAGAACCCAACCGACTGCTGAGCCAGCTGCCGTCAGGGAACTGGATCGCTGGCCCGGCGCACACAGGCCGGGAGGTGGGCTTCGCTAATTGCTCACTGCTGGTGCAAAAGCTGAACCTCACTGATGCCGGGCGCTACACACTTAAGACCGTCACACTGCAGGGCAAGACCGACACTCTGGAGGTGGAGCTACAGGTGGCCC CCCTGGAGTAG